The bacterium genome includes a region encoding these proteins:
- a CDS encoding amidohydrolase family protein, translated as MFIDIHLHTARKKSLPRNEKGDNYASPEELIEMMDRTGVDKGILLPGVNPECRKQFSTVEDIMDVCEKYPDRFIPFCNIDPRAEKNSPEADLSRQLLFYKEKGCKGVGEVCANLYFDDPLVQNLFKHCEKSQMPLLFHIGPQKGNCYGLIDDLHLPRLEKSLKDFPDLIFIGHSQPFWSEVSGDVTTENRKGYPEGKVTPGGAVPRLMKEYPNMYGDISAHSGYNALTRDAEFGYAFIEKFQDKLFFGTDIASPRNDHRHAEFLRNAYKEGNISKEAFEKISWQNVNRVLKLGIG; from the coding sequence ATGTTTATTGATATTCACCTGCATACTGCAAGGAAAAAATCCCTTCCAAGGAATGAGAAGGGAGATAATTATGCATCCCCTGAGGAATTGATCGAAATGATGGATAGAACGGGAGTTGACAAGGGAATTCTTCTGCCTGGAGTAAATCCTGAGTGCAGAAAGCAATTCTCAACAGTGGAGGATATCATGGATGTTTGCGAAAAATATCCTGACAGGTTCATTCCTTTCTGTAATATTGACCCGCGGGCTGAAAAAAATAGTCCTGAGGCTGATCTCTCACGCCAACTGCTCTTTTACAAGGAAAAAGGATGTAAAGGAGTCGGAGAAGTATGTGCAAACCTGTATTTTGACGACCCTCTTGTCCAGAACTTATTTAAACACTGTGAAAAGAGCCAGATGCCTCTTCTTTTCCACATTGGTCCTCAAAAAGGGAATTGCTACGGTCTTATAGATGATCTACATCTGCCACGTTTGGAAAAGTCCTTGAAAGACTTCCCTGATTTGATATTTATCGGGCATTCTCAACCCTTCTGGTCAGAGGTCAGCGGAGATGTAACGACCGAAAACAGAAAAGGGTATCCTGAGGGTAAGGTGACTCCGGGAGGTGCAGTTCCCAGACTTATGAAAGAATATCCTAACATGTATGGAGATATATCAGCACACAGTGGTTACAATGCCCTAACGCGTGATGCGGAATTTGGATATGCCTTCATTGAGAAATTTCAGGATAAGCTTTTCTTTGGGACAGACATTGCATCTCCAAGAAACGACCATCGTCATGCAGAATTTTTGAGAAACGCTTATAAAGAAGGGAATATTTCAAAAGAGGCATTTGAGAAAATAAGCTGGCAGAATGTGAATAGAGTTCTAAAGTTAGGAATTGGATAA